One Melitaea cinxia chromosome 17, ilMelCinx1.1, whole genome shotgun sequence genomic region harbors:
- the LOC123661603 gene encoding general odorant-binding protein 1-like, which translates to MRHRKMAWNSKWRSAVFICLLLHVYWASPSQEIMKNLTAGFGKALETCKQELNLGDHIIQDFYNYWKEEYDLVNADTGCAIMCMASKLDLITDDRKLHHGNAHEFAKSHGADDDMAKQLVVMIHECEKTHAEVSDDCARTLEIAKCFRTKIHVLKWAPSMETIIEELMTEV; encoded by the exons ATGCGCCATCGCAAAATGGCGTGGAATTCAAAATGGCGTTCAGCCGTTTTCATCTGTCTCCTACTCCACGTGTACTGGGCGTCGCCATCACAAGAGATTATGAAAAATTTGACCGCTGGCTTCGGGAAAGCGTTAGAAACTTGTAAACAAGAA TTGAATCTTGGCGACCACATAATACAAGACTTCTACAACTACTGGAAGGAGGAGTACGACCTGGTGAACGCAGACACTGGCTGCGCCATCATGTGCATGGCATCCAAACTGGACCTCATTACCGACGACAGGAAGCTGCATCACGGAAACGCTCATGAATTTGCTAAGAGCCATGGTGCTG aTGATGATATGGCTAAGCAGCTGGTTGTGATGATCCACGAATGCGAGAAGACTCACGCTGAAGTTTCAGACGATTGCGCAAGGACGCTAGAAATCGCCAAATGCTTCCGTACCAAGATACACGTTCTAAAATGGGCACCATCGATGGAGACTATCATTGAAGAACTGATGACAGAAGTATAA